A genomic segment from Halobellus litoreus encodes:
- a CDS encoding AbrB/MazE/SpoVT family DNA-binding domain-containing protein, whose protein sequence is MSSDRIDGESKVSGNQANIPTRIRRELGIDDSDQLRWHLEDDGSIRVQVIQQQTGTFADFDGYAGEESTDVTSDHDA, encoded by the coding sequence ATGAGCAGCGACAGAATCGACGGCGAAAGCAAGGTGTCTGGAAACCAAGCAAATATCCCTACCCGGATTCGGCGTGAACTCGGGATCGACGACAGCGATCAGCTCCGTTGGCATCTCGAGGACGACGGAAGCATACGGGTCCAAGTCATCCAACAGCAAACAGGCACGTTCGCCGACTTCGACGGCTACGCTGGTGAGGAATCGACCGATGTAACGAGCGATCACGACGCCTGA
- a CDS encoding GbsR/MarR family transcriptional regulator: protein MNEDDRTVARERIIESMEQSAEVYGLSRSAGRIYGVLYFSKEPLSIPDLVEETGYAKSTISNVTRTLTRIGLIHRRSSEGGGRRVQYSAEREIWFILQDVFQQYVQREIQTTLRTIQRAQAQLPEDSETETEQIEKLQQTYEDLQEIVTLASSFTAAELREALESYDR, encoded by the coding sequence ATGAATGAGGACGATCGTACCGTTGCACGCGAGCGTATCATTGAGTCGATGGAGCAGTCGGCCGAGGTTTACGGTCTCAGCCGGAGTGCAGGCCGTATCTATGGCGTTTTATACTTTTCTAAAGAACCACTCTCGATCCCGGATCTCGTGGAAGAAACCGGTTACGCGAAATCGACAATCAGCAACGTCACCCGAACGTTAACGCGGATCGGGCTCATCCACCGTCGTTCCTCTGAAGGGGGTGGACGACGTGTTCAGTATTCGGCTGAGCGCGAGATCTGGTTCATTCTGCAGGACGTGTTCCAACAGTACGTCCAACGGGAGATCCAAACGACGCTCCGAACGATTCAACGTGCGCAAGCACAACTACCCGAGGATAGCGAAACCGAGACTGAACAGATTGAAAAACTACAACAAACCTATGAAGATCTGCAGGAAATCGTCACCCTCGCATCAAGTTTCACTGCCGCAGAACTCCGCGAAGCCCTCGAATCCTACGATCGGTAG